Below is a genomic region from Pseudomonas extremaustralis.
GGCCGGGCAACCCTGGCTGCGGCCGATGCGGCCTTCGCGCTTGCTCCACAACGGGTTGACGTAGTCGGCCGCGTGAATCACCAGGGCGCGGTCGCGGGCCTGGTCGTTGAAGCCCGGCTCCAGGCCGTCCATGCGCAGCGAGTAGCCGTGGGTGCCGAGGTAACTTTCCTGGGTACGGAACAGGCCCAGGCTGGATTGGTGGCTGCCTTCGCGGTTGGAGAACTGGGTGGCGAAGTTCTCCCCGGACTTGGCACCATGGGCCACCAGGTCGCGCAGCACCAGGGTCTTTTTGCGCAGATCGAAAATCCACAGCCGACGAGCGGTCGAAGGCTGGGTATAGTCAATCACCGCCAGGCGCTCGGAACGTTCCTCGCCATTATTGACCGCGCACTGCACCGCGTTCAGGGCGCTTTTGAGGACGGTGGGATTGAGTTCTGGAGCCTGGCGCGCCAGGCTGCTATACAAGGAAGGAGATTGGCCGTCGGCGGCGAGCGCAACAGGGCTCAGCGCAGCCAGGCTCACGGCGATCACGCCAAAGCGGCAGATAAAATTCAGCATCTACAGTACATCCCCCACTGTGGATTGGAGCAAAGTCATTGTTCAAAAAACACGCATGTTACTTGAGCATTTGCTTGCTCGTCGCACCACTGGTCGCCACAGCCGCTGCGCTGGCGGATGACGCGTTACCCGTAGCACCGCCCGCGCTGGTCGCCACGGCGCCGATACAGCAGGCCCTGGCGCAACTCTCCAGCGTTTGCCCCCGGCTCGCGCCGCAGATAGACCCCGCCGCCCAATCGCGCCTGCAAGCCTTTTACCAGCAGCAGGGCGATCTGCCGCTGTGGTCGGCCAATGAGCGTCGGCAAGCGTTGCACACGCAGTTGCTGATGCTCGCCGACGACGGCCTGGACCCCGGCCACTATAGCCTGCCGACGGCAGATACCTCGGCCAACGTGCTGTGCAGCGATATCGACACCAGCCGCCAGTACCTGCAAGCCCTGCAGGATCTGCATTACGGGCGCTTGCAGCAATCGCGCTTCGAACCGCTGTGGCACGCCCAGCCGCCGGCCCAAGACCCGAATTCAGAGGTGCTGGCCTTGGCCGCCGCCGGCCTGCAAGACATGGCCAGTGCCTTCGACCAGGCGCGCCCGAGCGCCGATCTCTATCGCAGCTTGCGCAACGCCTATTCCGCGGTGCGCCAGCAACCCTTGCCCCATTGGAACGCCGTCGCTGGCGGCCCGTTGCTGCGCCCCGGCATGGACGACCCGCGCGTACCGGAACTGGCGCGGCGCCTCTACCTCGGTGGCTACCTGGCCAGCGAACCCAAGGGCAGCGGCACGCAATACCGTGCGGAACTGGTGAGTGCGGTGAAGGCCTTCCAGCTCAGCCACTCCTTGCAGTCCGACGGGGTGATCGGTGCGGGGACAGTCGCCGAGCTCAATATCAGCCCGGCCATGCGCCGTGAACAATTGCGCATCAACCTTGAGCGTTTCCGCTGGCTGGCCCAGGACCTGGAGCCCGAAGGCGTGCTGGTCAACGTCGCTGCCGCGCAACTGAGCGTGTACCAGAGCGGTGTCCCGGTGTGGCAAACCCGCTTGCAAGTGGGGCGTGCCGAACGCCAGACGCCGTTGCTCAAGTCGCGCATTACCCGGCTGACCCTCAACCCCACCTGGACCATCCCGCCCACCATCATGCGCGAGGACAAACTCCCCGCCATCCGCCTCAACCCCGAATACCTGCGCCAGCAGAACCTGCAAGTGCTCGACGCCGAGGGGCGCGCGCTGACGCCCGAGCAGGTCGACTGGTCGCACCCCGGCAATATCCTGCTGCGCCAGGAAGCCGGCCCGCGCAACCCCCTGGGCAAGATCGTGCTGCGCTTTCCCAACCCGTATTCGGTGTACCTGCACGACACGCCGAGCCAGCCGCTGTTCACCAAGGGGCCACGGGCGTTCAGCTCGGGATGCGTGAGGGTCGAACAACCGTTGCGGCTGCGCGACCTGCTGGTCAGCCCGGCCGAACGTGCGCGTACCGACGAACTGCTGGCCACCGGCGTGACCCACGAATTCCGCCTGGCCAACCCGGTGCCGCTGTTGCTGGGATATTGGACGGTACAAGTCGATGGCCAGGGCGACCTGGTGTACGCCCCGGATATCTACGGACGCGATCCGATACTGATGAAAGCGATGGGCAGCGTTCTCTAACCGCCGCCCACCTCCCTTTAGGAGCGAGCTTGCTCGCGAAAAACGTCAACGATGACGCGGGCATCCTGAAGGCATGCGGCGCTCTCGGGTTTTTCGCGAGCAAGCTCGCTCCTACAGGTTCGACCACAGGACTGCCCATGCCCTTGCCGTTCGTAAAGATGCATGCCCATGGCGATGACTTCATCATCGTCGACCGCCGTGGCCTGGATGACCCTATTACCGCCGACATCGCCCGACGCCTGGGCAACCGGCATACCGGTATCGGCTTCAACCAGTTGGCCGTCGTGCTGGACTGCGAAGACGCCGCCGCACGGATCAAATTCTGGAACCCCAACGGCACACCGTTGGCCACCTGCGGCAGCGCCACCCGTGGCGTCGCTGATCGCCTGATGCATGAAACCGGCGCCGAGTCGATCGTGCTGCGCACCGATCGCGGTTTACTGACCTGCGTGCGCGAATCGGGGCAGCGGGTGTCGGTGAATATGGGCGAACCGTCCCTGGACTGGGCGGCAGTGCCGTTGGCCGAGGCCATGGATACGCGCACCTTGCCCCTCAACGGCAGCCCGGCGGCGTGCAGCATGGGCAACCCCCATTGCACTTTCTTCGTGGAAGACCTGGCAGTCATCGACGTCGCGGCGCTGGGCCCTGCGTTGGAGCGTCACCCGCTGTTCCCGGCCGGGACCAACGTGCATTTCGTGCAGGTGCTCGATCGCGGACACATCCGCCTGCGCATCTGGGAGCGCGGTGGCGGCGTGCCGCTGGGGTCCGGTTCGTGCTGCTGCGCGGCGGTGGTCAATGGCATCCGCCGCGGCTTGCTGGATGCCACGGTGCAGGTGCAATGCGACGGTGGCACGGTCGGCGTGCACTGGGCGGGCGAGGGCGGCGTGGTGTTGACCGGGAGCGTAGAGCCGGTGATGCAGGGCTGCGCTTACCTGTAGCCCAGCCAACCCCTGCTGCGGTGTCGCGTCACAACGGTTTGGTCAGAAACACACGGCTGCTGCCGGCTGGTGCGCAAGGAATTTCGCCAAACCGCACCCACCCGTGTTTTTGGTAAAACCCCGGCGCCTGGAAGCTGATGGTGTACAGCACCGCATTCAGGCAACCCCGGCGCCGGGCTTCGTCTTCGAAGGCTTGCAGCAACCGGCTGCCAAGGCCCGTGCCGCGCAGGGATTCGGGTAAGTGGAACAAATCGAGGAAGGCCATGCCGAAGGCCGTTCTACCGGTGATGCCGCCAAGGACTTGCTGAGTGTGCGGGTCTCTGACCAACACTGTCAGCGGGCATCGATCATGGTAGCCGGTGGCTTGGGCGTTAAACTCGGCCAGGCCGTTGCCGAGGATGCGCTCGGCTTCGGGGTTGGGTTGGTCGCTGATTTCAATAGGCATCACGGTCATCATCAAGTCCTTTTCGGCTCAGAGCGTCATCACCATCTCATGCCATGCCATGCCGCCATGTTCCGACGGCGAAGGCCGCACATAGGTGTAGCCTATGCGCGTGTACAGCGGCACATGCTGTTCCTTGCACATCAGGTGAAGGGTCTGCTTGCCCATCGCCTGCATGCGCTGCACGAACTCGCTCATCAGTCGCTTGGCATAGCCGTTGCCCTGATGCGCCGGGTCGACCACCACCGACATGATCACTACATTCGGCGCCTCGGGCGAATGGCCAACCAACTCCTTGAACGCCTCGTCCGACATCACCACTTCATGGGCGCAGCCACTGTTGATGAAGCCCACCACCTCGCCATCGGCTTCCAGGATCAGAAAACCTTGGGGGTACAACGCAATGCGCGTGGCGATCTTTTCCAGGGTGGCGGCTTCGTCGCCTTCGTAGGCGCTGATCTCGATCTCGTAGCAACGGGCGGCGTCGGCGGGGAGGGCGTTGCGCAAGGTGAGGGTGGGCATGGTGGGTCCTGGGCGTTGTGCGAAAGGCCACATGATAGAGAAAGATCAGCGTTGCTGACACCGAGCCCGCCTGTAGGAGCGAGCTTGCTCGCGAAAAACGCCAACGATGACGCGTGTCACCTGGATGAGCGCGGCGTTCTCGGGTTTTTCGCGAGCGAGCTCGCTCCTACAGGGGTGTGTGGCGCTTAGGCCTCGCCCATCAATGTTCCTTGCGCCATCCGGCGCTTGTACGCACTGTCCCGGCGCGCCAGCCAGAAATACAGCGGCGACGTCACCACCAGCCCCACCACCCAGGACAGGTCCGCACCGTTGATGTGTGCCGAAATCGGCCCCACGTACAGCGGCGTGTTCATGAACGGAATCTGCACCGCGATGCCCACCGCATAGGCCAGCAAGGCCTGTGGGTTGTAGCGCCCGTAGATACCGCCGTCCACGCGGAAGATCGAGGCAATGTCGTATTTGCCTTTGTGGATTGCATAGAAGTCGATCAGGTTGATCGCGGTCCACGGCACCAACACCACCAGCAGCACCAACACCATGTCGACGAAGTGGCCGATAAAGTCTTTCGAGGCGAATACCGCGGCCACCGAACAGGCTGCGAGCACGATGACCGAGATCACGGCGCGGCTTTTCGCGGTGGGAATCCAGCGGTAGGCGAAGGTCTGCACCAGGGTGATGATCGACAGCACCGCGCCATACAGATTGAGCGCGTTGTGGCTGATCACGCTGAGCAAAAACAGCACCAGCATCAACGGGCCGATGGCGCCGGTGGCGAGCTTGACCGCGTCCATGGTGTCCATGCCCACCGGAGTGGCGAGCACGGCGACGGCGCCGAAGATGAACGACAGGCTCGAACCCAGGGCCGAGCCCAGGTAGGTGGTCCAGAAGGTCGACGCGACGGGCACGTCGGCCGGCAGGTAGCGCGAGTAGTCGGAGACGTAGGGTGCGAACGCGATCTGCCACAGCGCCGCCAGGGACACGGTGGCCAGCCAGCCGGAGAGGTTGAAGCCGCCGCGGGTCAGAAAATCCGTGGTCTGCACGTGGGTGAAGATGTAGCCGAAGCCCAGCACGATCCCGGCGCCCAGCACCCAGGTGCCGATGCGGTTGAGCACATGGATGAAGCGGTAACCGATGATGCCGATGA
It encodes:
- a CDS encoding murein L,D-transpeptidase catalytic domain family protein, translating into MLNFICRFGVIAVSLAALSPVALAADGQSPSLYSSLARQAPELNPTVLKSALNAVQCAVNNGEERSERLAVIDYTQPSTARRLWIFDLRKKTLVLRDLVAHGAKSGENFATQFSNREGSHQSSLGLFRTQESYLGTHGYSLRMDGLEPGFNDQARDRALVIHAADYVNPLWSKREGRIGRSQGCPAVRPQVARQVVDKLKDGQFMFSWYPDQRWLKSSTYLNCKPQQVASSRTIRGG
- a CDS encoding GNAT family N-acetyltransferase, which encodes MPTLTLRNALPADAARCYEIEISAYEGDEAATLEKIATRIALYPQGFLILEADGEVVGFINSGCAHEVVMSDEAFKELVGHSPEAPNVVIMSVVVDPAHQGNGYAKRLMSEFVQRMQAMGKQTLHLMCKEQHVPLYTRIGYTYVRPSPSEHGGMAWHEMVMTL
- a CDS encoding GNAT family N-acetyltransferase, with protein sequence MTVMPIEISDQPNPEAERILGNGLAEFNAQATGYHDRCPLTVLVRDPHTQQVLGGITGRTAFGMAFLDLFHLPESLRGTGLGSRLLQAFEDEARRRGCLNAVLYTISFQAPGFYQKHGWVRFGEIPCAPAGSSRVFLTKPL
- the dapF gene encoding diaminopimelate epimerase, with translation MPLPFVKMHAHGDDFIIVDRRGLDDPITADIARRLGNRHTGIGFNQLAVVLDCEDAAARIKFWNPNGTPLATCGSATRGVADRLMHETGAESIVLRTDRGLLTCVRESGQRVSVNMGEPSLDWAAVPLAEAMDTRTLPLNGSPAACSMGNPHCTFFVEDLAVIDVAALGPALERHPLFPAGTNVHFVQVLDRGHIRLRIWERGGGVPLGSGSCCCAAVVNGIRRGLLDATVQVQCDGGTVGVHWAGEGGVVLTGSVEPVMQGCAYL
- a CDS encoding purine-cytosine permease family protein — protein: MVTTATSSAPLIEKHTIGYVPPEDRHGKVRDLFTLWFGGNIAPLPIVTGALGVQLFHLNLIWGIVAILVGHLVGGVLMALHSAQGPQMGIPQMIQSRAQFGSLGALLVVVIAGVMYVGFFASNIVLAGKSLHGVVDAVPVPVGIVIGAIGSGIIGIIGYRFIHVLNRIGTWVLGAGIVLGFGYIFTHVQTTDFLTRGGFNLSGWLATVSLAALWQIAFAPYVSDYSRYLPADVPVASTFWTTYLGSALGSSLSFIFGAVAVLATPVGMDTMDAVKLATGAIGPLMLVLFLLSVISHNALNLYGAVLSIITLVQTFAYRWIPTAKSRAVISVIVLAACSVAAVFASKDFIGHFVDMVLVLLVVLVPWTAINLIDFYAIHKGKYDIASIFRVDGGIYGRYNPQALLAYAVGIAVQIPFMNTPLYVGPISAHINGADLSWVVGLVVTSPLYFWLARRDSAYKRRMAQGTLMGEA
- a CDS encoding L,D-transpeptidase family protein; translation: MFKKHACYLSICLLVAPLVATAAALADDALPVAPPALVATAPIQQALAQLSSVCPRLAPQIDPAAQSRLQAFYQQQGDLPLWSANERRQALHTQLLMLADDGLDPGHYSLPTADTSANVLCSDIDTSRQYLQALQDLHYGRLQQSRFEPLWHAQPPAQDPNSEVLALAAAGLQDMASAFDQARPSADLYRSLRNAYSAVRQQPLPHWNAVAGGPLLRPGMDDPRVPELARRLYLGGYLASEPKGSGTQYRAELVSAVKAFQLSHSLQSDGVIGAGTVAELNISPAMRREQLRINLERFRWLAQDLEPEGVLVNVAAAQLSVYQSGVPVWQTRLQVGRAERQTPLLKSRITRLTLNPTWTIPPTIMREDKLPAIRLNPEYLRQQNLQVLDAEGRALTPEQVDWSHPGNILLRQEAGPRNPLGKIVLRFPNPYSVYLHDTPSQPLFTKGPRAFSSGCVRVEQPLRLRDLLVSPAERARTDELLATGVTHEFRLANPVPLLLGYWTVQVDGQGDLVYAPDIYGRDPILMKAMGSVL